From bacterium, the proteins below share one genomic window:
- a CDS encoding VOC family protein, protein MGATGRLELLQITLIVRDMPATEKAFHDALGLEVAFRDPGVDLWGLENVVLPMGTTFIEILAPTRANTPGGRHLDRQGGDGGYMVILQTHDLAPWRKRIEGLGLRVAFELKTEEPAEGDSWEGIHLHPSDTGGMMISFDNPQPTTSWAGAGPDWREFVRQDVVDGLVGIALRSPDPGKLAARWGEVLDREVVAEGAIRRIDLDQGSVEFQAAGDGELEGLVRIDLHATDRARAGETIPLAGVDFRLV, encoded by the coding sequence ATGGGCGCGACCGGAAGACTCGAGCTGCTGCAGATCACGCTCATCGTGCGGGACATGCCGGCGACCGAGAAGGCATTTCACGACGCGCTGGGGCTGGAGGTCGCGTTCCGTGACCCCGGCGTCGATCTCTGGGGCCTCGAGAACGTCGTGCTCCCGATGGGCACGACCTTCATCGAGATCCTGGCGCCCACCCGCGCGAACACCCCCGGCGGTCGCCACCTCGACCGTCAGGGCGGCGACGGCGGCTACATGGTGATCCTCCAGACCCACGACCTCGCGCCCTGGCGGAAGCGGATCGAAGGACTCGGCCTCCGCGTGGCGTTCGAGCTGAAGACCGAGGAGCCCGCCGAGGGCGATTCGTGGGAGGGGATCCATCTCCATCCGAGCGACACGGGCGGGATGATGATCTCCTTCGACAATCCGCAGCCGACGACCTCCTGGGCCGGTGCGGGGCCCGACTGGCGCGAGTTCGTCCGCCAGGACGTCGTGGATGGACTCGTCGGAATCGCGCTGCGCAGCCCGGATCCCGGGAAGCTCGCGGCGCGCTGGGGCGAGGTCCTCGATCGCGAGGTGGTCGCCGAGGGCGCGATCCGGCGCATCGATCTCGATCAGGGCTCGGTCGAGTTCCAGGCGGCGGGCGACGGAGAGCTCGAAGGGCTCGTGCGGATCGACCTGCACGCGACGGATCGCGCGCGCGCCGGCGAGACGATCCCGCTCGCGGGGGTCGATTTCCGTCTGGTCTGA
- a CDS encoding SDR family NAD(P)-dependent oxidoreductase gives MANEIALVIGVGAENGVGAAVARRFAREGFHVLVCGRTRENLEGVAESIRALGHEASAVVGDTTVVEGVKHYFDEAERLGGVPRVVVYNAGNNLPVPTLEIEPRFFEDLWRVCCFGGFLVGQEAARRMVPNGGGSLLYTGATASMRGKPPFVAFASGKAALRMVVQGFARDFGKQGIHVGHVVIDGIIDGEIVNTRFPGIKDHLGAGGMMQPDDIAEAYWMLHSQPPSAWSLEIDLRPDREDF, from the coding sequence ATGGCGAACGAGATCGCGCTGGTGATCGGCGTCGGGGCAGAGAACGGGGTCGGCGCCGCGGTGGCGAGGCGCTTCGCTCGCGAGGGCTTCCACGTCCTCGTCTGCGGGCGGACTCGCGAGAACCTCGAGGGGGTCGCGGAATCCATTCGCGCCCTCGGACACGAAGCGAGTGCCGTCGTCGGCGACACCACGGTCGTGGAAGGCGTGAAGCACTACTTCGACGAGGCCGAGCGTCTGGGCGGTGTTCCGCGCGTCGTCGTCTACAACGCGGGCAACAACCTGCCGGTTCCGACCCTCGAGATCGAGCCCCGATTCTTCGAGGATCTGTGGCGGGTCTGCTGCTTCGGTGGCTTCCTCGTGGGTCAGGAGGCCGCGCGCCGGATGGTCCCGAACGGGGGCGGCTCGCTCCTCTACACGGGCGCGACCGCGTCGATGCGCGGCAAGCCTCCCTTCGTGGCGTTCGCCAGCGGCAAGGCCGCGCTGCGGATGGTCGTGCAGGGCTTCGCCCGGGACTTCGGCAAGCAGGGGATCCACGTGGGCCACGTGGTGATCGACGGGATCATCGACGGCGAGATCGTGAACACCCGCTTCCCGGGGATCAAGGACCACCTCGGGGCGGGCGGCATGATGCAGCCCGACGACATCGCCGAGGCCTACTGGATGCTCCACTCGCAGCCCCCGAGCGCCTGGTCCCTCGAGATCGACCTGCGGCCGGATCGCGAGGACTTCTGA
- a CDS encoding sulfatase, giving the protein MSRAARIAGFTLPLLLVVAGVAVANEPERPNILLLMAEDLSPRIGAFGDAVARTPNLDRLAAEGTRFTNVFTTAGVCAPSRAALILGRHQISTGTQHMRSSGGGYLAVPPPDAKAFPERMRAAGYFTYQLHKLDYQFSGTFSGSGPDSIWDAEDDEAQWTPRREGQPFFGMVNYMVTHESGVMAPLGTWPHSFTHLVMQGMQWFTRRGFTDAVVPTDPARVVLPPYYPDLPEVRADLARHYDNVQIMDAQVGALLDRLEREGLADDTIVVWTTDHGDGLPRAKRDLYDSGLRVPMIIRWPERFRPDDRPAGQVDAQLVSFVDLTVALLAMAGIEPPPGLHGRDFLDPEIPEREYVYAARDRIDEQSDRQRAARSRRFKYIWSGHPDLPEGFPLDYRENQDIVRAMRRAFEEGRLDAKQRRWFEAPGEERLFDLARDPHEVEDVSDDPAYARDLARMREALAAFRARVPDLSEDPEAELAERFWPGGEQPTTGVPEIRLVDDRVQVSCATPGASIEVAWDDGPWQLYSAPLEPRPGVPLSARAVRYGYAGSEEVERVLP; this is encoded by the coding sequence TTGAGTAGGGCCGCGCGGATCGCGGGCTTCACCCTTCCTCTTCTCCTCGTGGTCGCCGGCGTGGCCGTCGCGAACGAGCCCGAGCGCCCCAACATCCTGCTGCTGATGGCGGAGGACCTGTCGCCCCGGATCGGCGCCTTCGGCGACGCGGTCGCGCGCACTCCGAACCTCGACCGGCTCGCCGCCGAGGGCACGCGGTTCACGAACGTCTTTACGACGGCCGGGGTCTGCGCGCCGAGTCGGGCCGCGCTGATCCTCGGCCGACATCAGATCTCGACGGGCACCCAGCACATGCGCAGCTCCGGCGGGGGCTACCTCGCCGTGCCGCCGCCCGACGCCAAGGCCTTCCCGGAGCGGATGCGCGCCGCCGGCTACTTCACCTACCAGCTCCACAAGCTCGACTACCAGTTCAGCGGGACCTTCTCCGGAAGCGGACCGGACTCGATCTGGGACGCCGAGGACGACGAAGCGCAGTGGACCCCCCGACGGGAAGGCCAGCCCTTCTTCGGCATGGTCAACTACATGGTCACCCACGAGAGCGGCGTGATGGCACCGCTCGGCACCTGGCCCCACAGCTTCACGCACCTGGTCATGCAGGGCATGCAGTGGTTCACGCGCCGCGGCTTCACCGACGCGGTGGTCCCCACCGATCCCGCCCGCGTCGTGCTCCCGCCCTACTACCCCGACCTGCCGGAAGTCCGCGCGGACCTGGCGCGCCACTACGACAACGTGCAGATCATGGACGCACAGGTCGGCGCGCTGCTGGACCGGCTCGAGCGCGAGGGGCTCGCCGACGACACGATCGTCGTCTGGACGACGGACCACGGCGACGGCCTGCCCCGGGCGAAGCGTGATCTCTACGATTCCGGGCTCCGGGTCCCGATGATCATCCGCTGGCCGGAGCGGTTCCGCCCGGACGACCGGCCCGCCGGGCAAGTCGACGCGCAGCTCGTCAGCTTCGTCGACCTCACGGTCGCGCTCCTCGCGATGGCCGGCATCGAGCCCCCGCCCGGGCTGCACGGGCGCGACTTCCTCGACCCGGAGATCCCCGAACGGGAGTACGTCTACGCCGCGCGCGACCGGATCGACGAGCAGTCCGACCGCCAGCGCGCCGCCCGCAGCCGACGATTCAAGTACATCTGGAGCGGACACCCCGATCTGCCGGAGGGTTTCCCGCTCGACTACCGCGAGAACCAGGACATCGTGCGCGCGATGCGCCGCGCCTTCGAGGAAGGGCGGCTCGACGCGAAGCAGCGGCGCTGGTTCGAGGCCCCCGGAGAGGAACGGCTCTTCGATCTGGCGCGTGATCCGCACGAGGTCGAGGACGTCTCGGACGATCCCGCCTACGCCCGAGACCTCGCGCGCATGCGCGAGGCGCTCGCTGCGTTCCGGGCGCGCGTACCGGATCTCTCGGAGGATCCCGAGGCGGAGCTCGCCGAGCGGTTCTGGCCCGGTGGCGAACAACCGACGACCGGGGTGCCGGAGATCCGACTCGTGGACGATCGGGTGCAGGTGTCCTGCGCGACGCCGGGGGCATCGATCGAGGTCGCCTGGGACGACGGTCCGTGGCAGCTGTACAGCGCGCCCCTCGAGCCGCGGCCCGGCGTGCCGCTCTCTGCGCGTGCCGTGCGCTACGGCTACGCGGGAAGCGAAGAAGTCGAACGCGTGCTCCCCTGA
- a CDS encoding DUF4105 domain-containing protein — protein MGLPGPVMRRLHPAALLLALAVAFGAISPASVLASTGDRIAASARDPHWLALLHQARHRPSRAARKSLTESGFYLHPEGARDPASELAATLAAMTSSDAKAAQTARCRLPARHAFLAEQGLVDAERGACPRFDEWRTAIGTVRATIVFPEAFLGNPSSMFGHTLLRFDPVDAEGGARTPLLGWTLDYMAHPGEDRGPLFLVRGLVGGYLGRFGIAPYYAKTRFYGDWQDRDIWEYPLALETEEVDRILLHVWELETVALPYVFFTRNCSEYLLDVLEIAWPGLDRAGGFPPAVTPIDTLRAMEARAPGSVGTPYLRASPATKLQAALANLAPEDGALVEALATGSVPPDDPRVTARPESLRGRILAIAYDLAYHRTTARNQPSMAERERLADLLRARSRLGARPNEQERIETRDRVDPLGGHGTARTEIAAGVDEGEAFVEWRLQPAYHEAIDAPDGFAEGGEIRFLDTRLRYYPEHERVRLQEFTVVDVSTASPWRAPFRPLAWHAGLGLQTRRLSDDDGSGLEPESLFRFQGGVGAAAAPLERLHLYAFGEVVVEAGRGLEGNGAAGPVARLGGSWTSRGGGTTLRAEAIAGGLFGRDASEWLRIEVEQRVTLTDEWSVTWGGHFDRAYGVGAYEGRASFIRYF, from the coding sequence ATGGGGCTCCCCGGGCCCGTGATGCGCCGCCTCCATCCCGCGGCGCTCCTTCTCGCGCTCGCCGTGGCGTTCGGAGCCATCTCTCCTGCGAGCGTCCTCGCTTCGACCGGCGACCGCATCGCAGCATCGGCCCGCGACCCGCACTGGCTCGCGCTGCTCCACCAGGCGCGCCACCGTCCGAGCCGCGCGGCCCGTAAGAGCCTGACCGAGAGCGGCTTCTACCTCCATCCGGAGGGCGCGCGCGACCCCGCGAGCGAGCTCGCGGCGACCCTCGCTGCGATGACGTCGTCGGACGCGAAGGCCGCACAGACGGCCCGCTGCCGCCTGCCCGCGCGCCATGCGTTCCTCGCCGAGCAGGGTCTCGTCGACGCCGAACGCGGAGCCTGCCCCCGGTTCGACGAGTGGCGCACCGCGATCGGGACGGTCCGCGCGACGATCGTCTTTCCCGAGGCCTTCCTCGGGAATCCGTCTTCGATGTTCGGCCACACCCTGCTGCGCTTCGACCCCGTCGACGCGGAGGGCGGAGCGCGGACGCCGCTGCTCGGCTGGACCCTCGACTACATGGCCCACCCGGGCGAAGACCGAGGCCCGCTCTTTCTCGTCCGCGGACTCGTGGGTGGGTATCTCGGCCGCTTCGGAATCGCGCCCTACTACGCGAAGACGCGCTTCTACGGGGACTGGCAGGACCGGGACATTTGGGAGTACCCGCTCGCCCTCGAGACGGAGGAGGTCGACCGCATCCTCCTCCACGTCTGGGAGCTCGAGACGGTCGCCCTCCCCTACGTCTTCTTCACGCGCAACTGCTCCGAGTACCTGCTCGACGTACTCGAGATCGCGTGGCCGGGCCTCGACCGGGCGGGAGGCTTTCCACCGGCGGTCACGCCGATCGATACGCTGCGCGCCATGGAGGCCCGCGCCCCCGGCTCCGTCGGGACCCCGTATCTCCGAGCTTCCCCGGCGACGAAGCTGCAGGCCGCCCTCGCGAACCTCGCGCCCGAAGACGGCGCCCTCGTCGAAGCGCTGGCGACCGGATCGGTCCCGCCCGACGATCCTCGCGTCACTGCTCGGCCGGAATCCCTCCGTGGACGCATCCTCGCCATCGCCTACGACCTCGCCTACCACCGAACGACCGCGCGAAACCAACCGTCGATGGCGGAACGCGAACGCCTGGCCGATCTGCTTCGAGCCCGTAGCCGACTCGGGGCGAGGCCCAACGAGCAGGAGCGGATCGAGACCCGGGACCGCGTCGACCCGCTCGGGGGCCACGGAACCGCGCGAACCGAGATCGCCGCAGGCGTCGACGAGGGGGAAGCCTTCGTCGAGTGGCGTCTCCAACCTGCCTATCACGAGGCCATCGACGCCCCGGACGGCTTCGCGGAAGGCGGCGAGATCCGCTTCCTCGATACGCGCCTCCGCTACTACCCCGAACACGAGCGGGTCCGCCTCCAGGAGTTCACCGTCGTCGACGTCTCGACCGCGAGCCCGTGGCGCGCGCCCTTCCGGCCCCTCGCCTGGCACGCCGGCCTCGGACTGCAGACGCGACGCCTCTCCGACGACGACGGCAGCGGACTCGAACCCGAGAGCCTCTTCCGATTCCAGGGCGGCGTCGGCGCGGCCGCCGCCCCGCTCGAGCGACTCCACCTCTACGCCTTCGGCGAGGTCGTCGTCGAGGCCGGCCGCGGCCTCGAGGGCAACGGTGCCGCCGGACCGGTCGCCCGTCTCGGCGGGTCGTGGACCTCGCGCGGAGGCGGGACGACCCTCCGCGCCGAAGCGATCGCAGGGGGACTCTTCGGCAGGGATGCGAGCGAGTGGCTCCGCATCGAGGTCGAGCAGCGCGTCACGCTCACCGACGAGTGGTCGGTCACCTGGGGCGGCCACTTCGACCGCGCCTACGGCGTCGGCGCCTACGAAGGGCGAGCGTCCTTCATCCGCTACTTCTGA
- a CDS encoding isopenicillin N synthase family oxygenase, producing the protein MEILDVDLIGFERGDGARRRAVVDGVRRSLETGFVYLRHDLDEEELTAAYAKLATFFALPDEAKASSTAPGSRGQRGYTGRLVEIAHGRRTADWKEHLNWGETAPPDSSLGARFPDQYLEPIFPEADVPGISALLMSFHRRVAELQRRFLRIVAEGLGAPAAFFDAMTEHGVHLTRAIHYPAMAEAPAADAAPGEPHVWAAEHGDINLVTALPRATAKGLQVKTDGGWIDVEPPPGHAVLNSGMMLERISNGVLPTGLHRVVAEPDQRGDRLAVVQFCHPTPDTILAPMPSCVSADRPARAEPITAADWLAQVLADIGLNDA; encoded by the coding sequence GTGGAGATTCTCGACGTCGACCTGATCGGCTTCGAACGCGGCGACGGCGCGCGGCGACGGGCCGTCGTCGACGGCGTTCGCCGAAGCCTCGAGACCGGCTTCGTCTACCTGCGCCACGACCTCGACGAAGAGGAGCTCACGGCGGCCTACGCGAAGCTCGCGACCTTCTTCGCGCTGCCCGACGAAGCCAAGGCGAGCAGCACCGCCCCGGGCTCCCGCGGCCAACGCGGCTACACCGGACGCCTCGTCGAGATCGCCCACGGCCGGCGGACCGCCGATTGGAAGGAGCACCTCAACTGGGGCGAGACCGCGCCTCCCGACTCGAGCCTCGGCGCACGCTTCCCCGATCAGTATCTCGAGCCGATCTTCCCGGAAGCCGACGTGCCCGGGATCAGCGCGCTCCTCATGTCCTTCCATCGCCGCGTCGCCGAGCTCCAGCGCCGATTCCTGCGGATCGTGGCCGAGGGGCTCGGCGCACCCGCGGCCTTCTTCGACGCCATGACCGAGCACGGCGTCCATCTGACCCGCGCCATCCACTACCCCGCGATGGCCGAAGCCCCCGCCGCGGACGCCGCGCCCGGCGAGCCCCACGTCTGGGCCGCCGAACACGGGGACATCAACCTCGTGACGGCGCTCCCGCGCGCGACGGCGAAGGGGCTCCAGGTGAAGACCGACGGGGGCTGGATCGACGTCGAGCCGCCGCCCGGTCACGCCGTGTTGAACAGCGGCATGATGCTCGAGCGCATCTCGAACGGCGTCCTTCCCACCGGCCTCCACCGCGTCGTCGCAGAGCCCGACCAGAGAGGCGACCGCCTCGCGGTCGTCCAGTTCTGCCACCCGACCCCGGACACGATCCTCGCCCCGATGCCGAGCTGCGTCTCCGCGGACCGGCCCGCGCGAGCCGAACCGATCACCGCCGCCGACTGGCTCGCCCAGGTCCTGGCGGACATCGGCCTGAACGACGCCTAG
- a CDS encoding DUF3015 domain-containing protein — translation MTKFTKAILLAAALIFAPLSAAQADNDIGCGLGTEIFKGQTGPVQKIVASTTNGMFGFQSISITFGLLNCGSWNDTITANAQTRHFAAANIDALARDAAMGRGESLDTLAALLEVEDTVAFGEFAQTNYDALFPTATVTSEELLVSLDRLMAADERFAAAAPSAQL, via the coding sequence ATGACCAAGTTCACGAAAGCGATCCTGCTCGCCGCGGCGCTGATCTTTGCGCCGCTGTCCGCCGCCCAGGCCGATAACGACATCGGCTGCGGCCTCGGAACCGAAATCTTCAAGGGACAGACGGGTCCGGTCCAGAAGATCGTCGCGTCGACGACCAACGGCATGTTCGGGTTCCAGTCGATCTCGATCACCTTCGGTCTCCTGAACTGCGGCTCCTGGAACGACACGATCACGGCGAACGCCCAGACCCGTCACTTCGCGGCGGCGAACATCGACGCGCTCGCTCGCGACGCGGCGATGGGTCGAGGCGAGAGCCTCGACACGCTCGCGGCGCTCCTCGAGGTCGAGGACACGGTCGCGTTCGGCGAGTTCGCGCAGACGAACTACGACGCGCTCTTCCCGACCGCAACGGTCACCTCCGAAGAGCTGCTCGTCTCGCTCGATCGCCTGATGGCAGCCGACGAGCGCTTTGCGGCGGCCGCGCCCTCGGCGCAGCTCTAG
- a CDS encoding 1,4-dihydroxy-2-naphthoyl-CoA synthase, whose amino-acid sequence MSNETISEIFDPARWDEVPGFDFEDITYHRAKGQGTVRIAFHRPEIRNAFRPKTVDELYRALDHARMTTDVGVILLTGNGPSPKDGGWAFCSGGDQRIRGRDGYKYAEGETADTIDAGRAGRLHILEVQRLIRFMPKVVIAVVPGFAVGGGHSLHVTCDLTLASEEHAVFKQTDTDVASFDGGYGSAYLAKQIGQKFAREIFFLGKSYSAEQAHHMGMVNAVVPHAELENVALEWAAEINTKSPTAQRMAKFAMNLVDDGLVGQQVFAGEATRLAYMTDEAEEGRDAFLEKRDRDFSKFPWHF is encoded by the coding sequence ATGTCGAACGAAACGATCTCGGAGATCTTCGATCCCGCGCGCTGGGACGAGGTCCCCGGCTTCGACTTCGAGGACATCACCTACCACCGGGCGAAAGGTCAGGGCACGGTCCGGATCGCCTTCCACCGTCCCGAAATCCGCAACGCCTTCCGTCCGAAGACGGTCGACGAGCTCTACCGCGCCCTCGATCACGCGCGGATGACGACCGACGTCGGCGTGATCCTGCTGACGGGCAACGGCCCTTCGCCGAAGGACGGTGGCTGGGCGTTCTGCAGCGGCGGCGACCAGCGGATCCGCGGCCGGGACGGCTACAAGTACGCCGAAGGCGAGACCGCCGACACGATCGACGCGGGTCGCGCGGGCCGGCTGCACATCCTCGAGGTGCAGCGCCTGATTCGCTTCATGCCGAAGGTCGTGATCGCGGTCGTTCCGGGTTTCGCGGTCGGCGGCGGACACAGTCTCCACGTGACCTGCGACCTGACCCTCGCCTCCGAGGAGCACGCGGTCTTCAAGCAGACGGATACGGACGTGGCGAGCTTCGACGGTGGCTACGGCTCGGCCTACCTGGCCAAGCAGATCGGTCAGAAGTTCGCGCGGGAGATCTTCTTCCTCGGCAAGAGCTACTCCGCGGAACAGGCGCACCACATGGGCATGGTCAACGCCGTCGTGCCCCACGCGGAGCTCGAGAACGTGGCCCTCGAGTGGGCGGCCGAGATCAACACGAAGAGCCCGACGGCCCAGCGGATGGCGAAGTTCGCGATGAATCTCGTCGACGACGGCCTGGTCGGGCAGCAGGTCTTCGCCGGTGAGGCGACGCGTCTCGCCTACATGACCGATGAGGCGGAAGAGGGGCGGGACGCCTTCCTCGAGAAGCGGGATCGGGACTTCTCGAAGTTCCCGTGGCACTTCTAG
- a CDS encoding steroid 3-ketoacyl-CoA thiolase, whose translation MREVVIVQAARTPLGKRKGQMAAAHSIDMLGAVQQAVIDRAGIDAKEVGQVVGGCVGQVGMQTMNVARNAWLAKGLPIETPATTVDTQCGSSQQATNLAYALVASGVVDVAMGCGVEAMTQIPMGSTIPKEPSVGAPVNKNYWAHHEFTSQFEGAERIAKKYGITREDTDAFGKRSQDLAKAAWEAGAFDSQIVPFEAPIGFDENGKPTEETELVTRDGGLRDTTLEGLAQLKTNTPDGVHTAGSSSQITDGAGAVLLMTRERAQELGATPMATIVDTCLVGCDPVLMLEGPIPATQKLLADTGLSMSDIGVCEINEAFASVVLAWAKELQPDMDTVNPNGGAIALGHPLGGTGSILLTKAVHELERSGKEHALVSMCCGGGIGTGTIIRRG comes from the coding sequence ATGCGTGAAGTCGTGATCGTCCAGGCTGCCCGTACCCCCCTCGGCAAGCGGAAGGGCCAGATGGCCGCTGCGCACTCGATCGACATGCTCGGTGCCGTCCAACAGGCCGTGATCGATCGCGCCGGGATCGACGCCAAGGAAGTCGGCCAGGTCGTCGGTGGCTGCGTCGGTCAGGTCGGCATGCAGACGATGAACGTCGCGCGCAATGCCTGGCTCGCGAAGGGCCTGCCGATCGAGACGCCCGCGACGACCGTCGATACCCAGTGCGGCTCCTCCCAGCAGGCGACGAACCTCGCCTACGCCCTCGTCGCGTCGGGCGTCGTGGACGTCGCGATGGGCTGCGGGGTCGAGGCGATGACGCAGATCCCGATGGGCTCGACGATCCCGAAGGAGCCCTCGGTCGGCGCGCCGGTCAACAAGAACTACTGGGCGCACCACGAGTTCACGAGCCAGTTCGAGGGCGCGGAGCGGATCGCCAAGAAGTACGGCATCACGCGCGAAGACACCGACGCCTTCGGCAAGCGCTCCCAGGACCTCGCCAAGGCGGCCTGGGAGGCCGGCGCCTTCGATTCGCAGATCGTGCCCTTCGAGGCCCCGATCGGCTTCGACGAGAACGGCAAGCCTACCGAGGAAACCGAGCTCGTGACCCGCGACGGCGGTCTCCGCGACACGACCCTCGAGGGCCTCGCCCAGCTCAAGACCAACACGCCCGACGGCGTGCACACCGCGGGCTCGTCGTCGCAGATCACCGACGGCGCCGGCGCGGTCCTGCTCATGACCCGGGAACGCGCCCAGGAGCTCGGCGCGACGCCCATGGCGACGATCGTCGACACCTGCCTGGTCGGCTGTGATCCGGTGCTCATGCTCGAAGGTCCGATCCCGGCGACCCAGAAGCTCCTCGCCGACACGGGTCTCTCGATGAGCGACATCGGCGTATGCGAGATCAACGAGGCCTTCGCGTCCGTCGTCCTCGCCTGGGCCAAGGAGCTCCAGCCCGACATGGACACGGTGAACCCGAACGGCGGCGCGATCGCCCTCGGCCACCCGCTCGGCGGCACCGGCTCGATCCTCCTGACCAAGGCCGTGCACGAGCTCGAGCGCTCCGGCAAGGAGCATGCCCTCGTCTCGATGTGCTGCGGCGGCGGCATCGGCACCGGCACGATCATCCGCCGGGGCTGA
- a CDS encoding nitroreductase family protein: MKDELDIESIGEDVPLLEGLRTARAIRRLRPDPIPRGLIRKVCEAGTFAPSGGNRQPWIFVPVDDREKIQWVADQYRPVFQSYIAPAIERAEQENFPDRLKRNMRAALHLAEHLHEAPVLLFVAGFMRRGEPQLQALFPCAQNVLLACRAVGLGASFTTLHRAFGEECDRVLGLPESIPSAVMIPIGWPAGKHGRPPRKSVDEKLFWNEFDASTLEKERPIE, encoded by the coding sequence ATGAAAGACGAGCTGGACATCGAATCGATCGGCGAGGACGTGCCGCTCCTGGAAGGGCTGCGCACGGCCCGGGCGATCCGGCGCCTGCGCCCGGATCCGATTCCTCGCGGGCTGATCCGCAAGGTCTGCGAGGCGGGGACTTTCGCACCCTCCGGCGGCAACCGGCAGCCCTGGATCTTCGTCCCCGTCGACGACCGCGAGAAGATCCAGTGGGTCGCGGATCAGTACCGTCCGGTCTTCCAGAGCTACATCGCCCCGGCGATCGAGCGCGCGGAGCAGGAGAACTTCCCCGATCGCCTGAAGCGCAACATGAGGGCGGCGCTGCATCTCGCCGAACATCTCCACGAAGCCCCGGTCCTGCTCTTCGTCGCGGGCTTCATGCGCCGCGGCGAGCCCCAGCTCCAGGCGCTCTTCCCCTGCGCGCAGAACGTGTTGCTGGCCTGTCGCGCCGTCGGACTCGGCGCCTCGTTCACGACCCTCCACCGCGCCTTCGGCGAGGAATGCGATCGCGTGCTCGGCCTGCCGGAGAGCATTCCGAGCGCGGTGATGATTCCGATCGGCTGGCCCGCCGGGAAACACGGAAGACCGCCGCGCAAGTCCGTCGACGAGAAGCTCTTCTGGAACGAGTTCGATGCGTCGACCCTCGAGAAGGAACGCCCGATTGAGTAG
- a CDS encoding acyl-CoA dehydrogenase, whose amino-acid sequence MAKPAFDWTDPLLLEDELTDEERLIRDTAREYAQDKLMPRVLTANREERFDREIMNEMGALGLLGSTLPAKYGGSEVSHVAYGLIAREVERVDSGYRSAMSVQSSLVMHPIFTYGTEEQKTKWLPGLATGELVGCFGLTEPDHGSDPGSMRTRADKTDGGYLLTGSKTWITNSPIAHVGVVWAKLDGEIRGFLVEDGMEGLTFPKIEGKMSLRPSVTGEIVMDNVFVPEENLFPEIKGLGGPFGCLNKARYGIAWGSMGAAEFCWHAARKYTLDREQFGRPLAANQLIQLKLADMQTEITLGLHGCLRAGRLLDEGRLAPENISLLKRNNCGKALKIARKARDMHGGNGISDEFHVIRHLVNLETVNTYEGTHDIHALILGRAQTGIPAFS is encoded by the coding sequence ATGGCCAAGCCTGCCTTCGACTGGACCGACCCGCTGCTGCTCGAGGACGAGCTGACCGACGAGGAGCGCCTGATCCGCGACACCGCCCGCGAGTACGCGCAGGACAAGCTCATGCCTCGCGTGCTGACGGCGAATCGCGAGGAGCGCTTCGACCGGGAGATCATGAACGAGATGGGGGCGCTGGGCCTGCTCGGCTCGACGCTGCCCGCGAAGTACGGCGGCTCCGAGGTCTCGCACGTGGCGTACGGTCTCATCGCCCGCGAGGTCGAACGCGTCGACTCCGGCTACCGCTCGGCCATGAGCGTGCAGTCGTCCCTCGTGATGCACCCGATCTTCACCTACGGAACCGAGGAGCAGAAGACGAAGTGGCTGCCCGGGCTCGCGACCGGCGAGCTCGTCGGCTGCTTCGGTCTGACGGAGCCCGACCACGGCTCCGACCCGGGCAGCATGCGCACGCGCGCCGACAAGACCGACGGCGGCTATCTGCTGACGGGCAGCAAGACCTGGATCACGAACAGCCCGATCGCCCACGTCGGCGTCGTCTGGGCCAAGCTCGACGGCGAAATCCGTGGCTTCCTCGTCGAAGACGGCATGGAGGGTCTCACCTTTCCCAAGATCGAGGGGAAGATGTCGCTCCGCCCGTCGGTCACCGGCGAGATCGTGATGGACAACGTCTTCGTGCCGGAAGAGAACCTCTTCCCCGAGATCAAGGGCCTGGGCGGACCCTTCGGTTGCCTCAACAAGGCGCGTTACGGCATCGCGTGGGGCTCGATGGGGGCCGCCGAGTTCTGCTGGCACGCCGCCCGGAAATACACCCTCGACCGCGAGCAGTTCGGCCGCCCCCTCGCGGCCAACCAGCTCATCCAGCTGAAGCTGGCGGACATGCAAACGGAGATCACGCTCGGTCTGCACGGCTGCCTGCGAGCCGGACGCCTCCTGGACGAGGGGCGCCTCGCCCCGGAGAACATCTCGCTTCTCAAGCGAAACAACTGTGGGAAGGCACTGAAAATCGCCCGCAAGGCGCGCGACATGCACGGCGGAAACGGCATCTCGGACGAGTTCCACGTCATCCGTCACCTCGTGAACCTCGAGACGGTGAATACCTACGAGGGTACCCACGACATCCACGCGCTGATCCTCGGGCGCGCGCAGACCGGGATCCCGGCGTTTTCGTAG